CATGATTATGCAGTATTCGCAATTGTCTGTGCACCCGGCAATAATGGAGGCGACGGACTCGCAATCGCCCGGCATTTGTGCATACTCGGCAAAGACGTAAGAGTCTATATAGTCGGCGATCCTAATAAAGGCAGCGAAGATTTCAAGACTAATTTACGCATAATGAGCAAACTTGCGCCCGAAGTTCTTAACACAGTAAATGACGAAAATTTTGAGGACTTCGAACACGCTTTGAGAGGCTGCGAAACTTGTATAGATGCTATTTTCGGAACCGGCTTAAATCGTCCCGTTGAAGGCATTTATAAACGAGTAATTGACGCAATTAATTCACTGGCTGTGCATATTGTCTCGGTTGATATTCCTTCCGGGCTTGACTGCGATACGGGCGAGGCACTGGGCGCGGCTGTTCGTGCTACAAAAACTGTAACATTTCATAGAATGAAGCAGGCTCTTGACTTATCACCTGAATTCGGCGGAGATGTCGCAGTAAGTTATATAGGCATTCCGAATTAAATAAAAATTTTTACAGGAGTTGATTTATTTTGAGATTCAAAAAATTTTGCGCTTTGAGTTTTATTTTTGCGTCATTGCTTGTATTTTCCGGGACTTCATGGGCAGCGAGCTATGATCCCTATCATTTATATCCGCGTTTAGATGATACTGATTTAGCACTTGTTTATTCAAGATACGGGAATTCTGATATTGGATTCTTTTACCAGTTAAGGGACATAACAGGAGCCTCACGCCGTGACTCAGTTGCAGGCCCTCAATGGTTCGCTACAGTTTATGAAAATTATCACTATTATTATTACTTCCCTGAAGACGATACACACGCGGGAATGTATAGACGGACAATGGGCGGAGAAATTCCCGAAATAACTTTTTCAAGTCTTGCTGACATTGTGAACGGTTTTAATTACGTCTTGGCCGAAGAACCTCAGCCATATAATGCATGGATAGATCGGGGATTAGTTTATGCGTCTCATTATGACGTTTACCCTGACCCTTTAGAGTCTTTATGCGTCGTAACAACAGGAGGCCGAGCAGAATTTAAAGTCAATTTCGGTAATGCTTATGCTAGACACTTCCCATTTTGGTACGGCTGGGGCAGGGGCTCAAATATGCGATGGTGGCAGAATTATAAATATGACTCAATCAATGAGCCTATCAATGAGCCTGTTTACTGCATAATAGAAATTAACTCAAGCAACACTAACAGCGCAGATATTTACGTCCGCACGGGGTCGGGAGTTAATGCAAGCTACCCTTTGACTTATACTTATTCAGCGTCGGGCGATAATTACTCGATAATCCGAGACACTGACGGCAACAGAGCTTATACTGTGTCAGGCGATAATGTTTACGACTCAAGCAACACGCTTGTATATGTTATAAGCAATGACACGAAAATTTTAGATTCTAACGGGCAAACCGCATATACTCTTGAAGATGATTACAGCTCATCATATATAAAATATTTGTGCGATATTCGGAGCGTCTATGAAAATATAGAAATTAATTTCGGCGATAATTACAACGTATCAATTAATCCATCTCAAGAGACTCTAACAAATCCCGGCGAATATCATTCAGTAAATGTAAATGTCAGGAGCGACAACGCAGAATCTTACGGCAGCACACTGGGCTATATAACTTTCAGACAGCGCGCAAATCTCGCAACGGGTTACAGCAATTATCGCGAGGCCTCCCCGATTCCTATGGTAATAGCAAACGTTTCAAACGGGAATGCGTCAGAGAATCCCCTAATATTCGACATGACTATTTACAATCAAAGCGGGGATCTTGCAAGCCGTCAAAAATTTACGTGGGACGCTCAAACAAGCACAACCCGGAATTTAGGGACTTTCTTTACAATGACTCCTTATAATTCCGCGTCTTCAGATTATAAGATCGAGACAAAGATTACTAACAGGACAGGCACAAGATACGAATTATATCCGTATTCAGGCACAAATTATATTATTCCTGACCACTGGGAATATGATTTAACGCCCGATTTATACGGAACTTTACCGGCTTATTTCATGCTCGACGCTCACAGCCAAATAGCACCCGGACTCGTTACTGTTTATAGCAATCACTTCCCATTAAATACAGGCAATGACACAAGCGAGTCTTACAGATTATACGAATACGCAAATACGACTCCTAAAGATTTAAGGCTGCAATATAAACGAGTTTCAGGAATGACCCCGCAATCTTCACGAATCACAATTAACACTCAGGGCGGAAGCGTAGGACTTCAGGGATTCAATATGCAATTTGCCGATGTAACTCAAAACAATGACGAGACAATTTACGAACTCACAAATTTAATGGGAGTCCCGCCCGTCATGATTAGTCCGGAAATAAGCGCAGTTACTCCGGCAGAGACTTATATAAGAGCGAGCGCAGTTACTCCGTTTGCAATTAATAAGGCAGTCCCCGAAGAAATGGTAAGCTATGATCATTCAGTAGTGCCGGATTATAGTGATATGTCGGGAGATATTCCCGCGTCTTTGGATGTCTACACGCCTAATAATATAGCAGTTCAGCCCGTAGCAGTCAGGCTGAAAATTTCGCGTCAGAGTTCATTACTCGTGAATCGCTGGGACTCTCTAAATAGCGCAATGACTTCATCGGAATTATTTAATAGATTCTCAAGTTTTGCGGCTATCTGGGTACGTTCGGCGGCGACTCGTGAACAGGACACAAATTTATTCACGGCAATTAACAACAAGGGCGCAAATGTTAACAGCTCGGCAATAACCGCGTCAGAATGCTTTAATGCGTTTATCTCAAGCAATGATTTATATCTTGATTTCATTGTATTAATAGCAGACGCAACTAGCATAAATACTAACAAGACGGCTTATATTGAAGTCTTCAGGGATGACAGAGTGCCTTATATCTTAATCGGCGACGGAAATGTTGACGGAAATTGGCAGCTTGAATTTTTCGTGGATGCGGCTGGCGAGAATCCCGGCACAAGAGACTCAGACGACATAACACCGACTCCGAGTCCTGTAAATCCTGTAAATTCTGATGATAATGATTTACCGTTTGTCCCAGTCAGCGGCGGAGGCAGCGGAGGCGGCGGCTGTAATTCAGGAATGATCGCACTTGCTTTGTTATTAGTGAGCGGCTTTGTAATCACTAGAAAACGTTAAAAAAATATTCCCCTCTGACTCAATCAAAGCCGGGGGGAATTCTTTTATTTTGCGCTAATTAACGAACTTGCTATAAATTGCCCTGATTGCCCGTTCGAAATCTTCATTTAGGACTCCGACAATAATATTTAATTCTGAAGCTCCCTGATCAATCATTCGGACGTTAATTCTTTCTTCTGCCAGAGCCTGAAAAATTTTAGCTGCTGTTCCTGTTTGAGCTTTCATGCTGCGGCCGACTACTGCAATTAAAGCTATTCCCGACTCGACTTCAAGGGAATCAGGCTCAACAAATTTTGCAATTCGCCTTAATACTTCCTGTTCATGCTCGATAAATTTTGACTCCTGAACGATAACTGTCATTGTGTCAATTCCTGAAGGCAAGTGCTCGGGCGGTATATTATTTTCTTCAAAGCATTGCACGACCTTGCGATAAAAATCTGATTGAGAATGCATTAAATCTTTGGCTATAATTATCGAGCAGAAATCTTTACGTCCTGCGATTCCAGTAATCATATATTTTGACCGTCTCGCAGTGTTCGCTACAATCCAAGTGCCGGGGTCATCGGGCTGATTCGTGTTGCGTATATTTATGGGTATTCCCGCCTTCTTTACTGGGAATATAGCATCTTCGTGCATTACACTTGCTCCCATATAAGAAAGTTCGCGCAATTCTCTATACGTTATATTTTTCATGACAGCGGGATTATTTACGACTTTGGGATCTGCCATTAACAAGCCTGAAACGTCCGTCCAGTTCTCATATACAGCAGCACGGCACGAACGCGCAACAATTGAGCCGGTTATATCTGAGCCGCCCCGTGAAAAAGTTGTGATATTTCCTGCCTCGTTTATTCCGTAAAATCCCGGTATTACTGCGTGAGAAATTGACTCGAGTCTCTTACTCAAGGCCGCATTTGTCTTGTCAGGCTCAAAATTTCCGGAGTTGTCAAAGAAAATTACTTCGGCCGGGTCAACGAATTCAAAGCCTAAATAATTCGCCATTATAAGCCCGTTCAAATATTCGCCCCGTGAAGCCGTATAATCTCGCTCAGGTTCATTCAGTAATTTGACTTCAATTTTGCTAAACTCTTCGCTCAAGTCAAGATTTAAATTTAGGCCCCGTATAATTTCGTTATATCTTTCTTGAATAATTGCGAACGAGTCAGAAAAATTTTTCCCTTCTTTTGCGAGCTTGTAACACTTATAAAGCAGGTCAGTTATTTTTATGTCGCTGCTATTTCTTTTACCGGGTGCAGAAGGAACAACATAGACTCTTGAATCATCAGCAAGAATTATATTTTTTACTTTCTCGAACTGTTTAGAGTCAGCTAATGAACTTCCGCCGAATTTGACTACTTTTTTCATGAAATCAATTACTCCAAGTATCTAAATTTTGACTCTGGCGGCTCTTGTGATTTCACTTCTGCGGGCTTGAGATCAGCGAAATTATTATTTATGTTGCGTCCGATATTTTTTGCGCACTCTATAACATCAGAGACAACTGCGCTTGCTGTAGGTAATTTGCCTGCTCCACGTCCATAAAACATTAAATCGTCTACAATAGTCCCGTGAATCATTATCCCGTTAAATACGCTGTTGACACTATAAAGCGGGCTTGTTTGAGGGATTATATACGGCGCAACTGTCAAATACGGCCCCTCGGAATCATATACGCCGAGTAACTTAATTGTCGCATTCTCGTTTTCTGCGTCAATAATATCCTGTAAAGTTACATCAGTTATGCCGGTGCAATTTACTTGTTCATATGAAAATTTTTGACCTGACACAAGGGACGCAAGAATCGCAATTTTACGCGCTGTATCATGGCCTTCAATGTCCGCTGCGGGGTTACGTTCCGCAAATCCGTTGTCTTGAGCTTCCTTCAGTGCCTCGTCAAAAGTTTTGCCGGCCCTCATGTTCGTTAAAATATAATTGCAAGTCCCGTTAAGGATTCCCGCGATTCTCGTAATTTTTTCATGACCGCATGACTCCCGCAACGGCCTAATAATGGGAATTCCGCCCCCGACGCTTGCTTCAAATAAATATGAACAGTTATGTTCACGGGCTATTACGCTTAATTCGACTCCGTGTGCGTCAACGAGTTCCTTATTTGACGAACATACAGAGATCCCCCGCTCAAGTGCCAAATGCGTATAAGTATAAGCCGGTTCCTTCCCGCCCATAGTCTCGCAAATTACTTTTATGTCAGGATCATTTACGATTATATTTATGTCATTGACTGCTCCGGGAATGTCTCGAATATCAAGAATATATTTCACGTGAATAGTATCACCGAGAACGTTTTTAATTTCGTTATAGTTTTTCTCGATTACTTCAGCGACTCCGCTCCCTATTGTGCCAAATCCTAAAATCGCTATATTTATCATGTTATTTAGCCTCGATATATTTCTGTGCTGTCAATAATTCCGCGCATTCAACAGCACCGCCCGCTGCGCCTCGTAAAGTGTTGTGAGACAGCCCGATAAATTTCCAGTCATAAATATTATCAGGTCTGAGTCTTCCTATTGTTACGCCCATACCATTCCCGTAATTTACATCAAGTACGACTTGAGGCCGGTTATCTTCTTCTAAATATTTTATAAAGTGTTCAGGTGCACAGGGTAATCCGAGTTCTTGAGGCAGACTCCTGAAATTATTTAGCTTCTCGATTAAGATTTCTTTGCTGGGAGGTGCTTTCTTGAATTTCACGAATGCCGCCGCAGTATGTCCATATAAAACGGGGACTCTTACGCACTGAGCAGAAATAACGGGCTCGCTTGCCGGGACTATGACTCCATCTTGAATCTTCCCGAATATGCGTAAAGGCTCCTTCTCGCTCTTCTCTTCTTCTCCGCCTATATAGGGAATAATATTTCCTACCATTTCCGGCCAAGTGTTAAAATTTTTGCCTGCTCCTGAAATTGCCTGATAAGTCGTTACGATTGACTCATAGGGTTCAAACTCTCGCCACGCAGCAAAAGCAGGTGCATAACTCTGAATCGAGCAATTAGGCTTTACTGCTATAAATCCCCGTGAAGTGCCGAGTCTCTTGCGCTGAAATTTTATGACTTCTGCGTGTTCCGGGTTAATTTCCGGTATTATCATAGGAACATCGGGAGTCCATCTATGCGCGCTGTTATTCGATACGACCGGAGTCTCTGTTTTCGCGTAAGTCTCTTCAATGGCCTTAATTTCGTCCTTAGTCATGTTCACAGCACTGAAGACAAAATCAACTCGTTCACTGATTCCCTTAACGTCATTAACATCATCGAGAGTCATTTTTTTAACTTCTTCGGGTATAGTCTCATTGAGCAGCCAGCGTCCTTTCATGGCTTCCTCGTAGGTTTTGCCCTTGCTGTTAGGTGATGCAGCAATTACTTCAATGTTAAACCATGGATGATTATGGAGAATTTGAATAAAACGCTGCCCGACCATTCCTGTAGCTCCGAGAATGCCGACATTTAATTTTTTTTGCAACTCGAGTCACTCCTATTAAATATAATATAAAAAATTTCTGAATAGTATATCATTTATAATGTGAAAATCTTAGCAAAATAGTATATATCACAGCAAAAAATTTTATCAGTTAGACGGGCGGACGGGAATCTATAAGCACAAGAAATTATATTTAATGCTTGATTAGACTGACTAACAGCGATTTACAGCTATACACAAAAAAATATCAGTGCGAGCTAAAAAATTATGGCGGGCGGGCGGGCGCAACTACACGACAAGTGCGAGCCGATAAATTTTATAATATTTGCTGCGTATAATTGAGCTAATAAAAAATTTCCAGTAAAAATATAATGTCATCTTGCATGAATTCAGATATAATATTTTCACTCAAGAAATAAAATTTTTATATTATATATGGGAGGTAAAATTCACGTGAAAAAATTTATTTTTGCTTTACTCACTGCATTACTTGCAATTTCCTTGTGTACGTCGGTAATATTCGCGGCTGAAAGCGACTCGTCAGCATGGAAATTTGACAAGCCTATCACAATTGTATGTCCATGGGGAGAAGGCGGCGGAGCTGACTCGACATTGAGGGCACTTGCTGCGGCACTGAAAGAGTCTTCAGGGATTGATGTCAACGTCGTTAATTTCACAGGCAACGGCGGGGCAAATGGAGCGGCTTATACTCGCGGGCAGGCTGCAGACGGCTATACTTTCATGATAGGGACTCAAAGTTTATTTATCATGGACATTCAGGGCGGTATGTCGTTCAAGTTCAAAGATGAATTTGTCCCGGTAGCAAGACTTGTTAACGCAATTAACGTTATTGCGGCCTCACGTAAGACAATGGAAGAACGAGGCTATAATAATTTCTCGGAATTGCGCGAATTTGTGAAGAGCCACCCTGCAAGCATAACAGTGGGAATGCTGACAAGCACAGGAGTTGACGGCATTTCATTAAGACAGGCGATTGAGGGCTTGAGTCTTCTCGAAGTAAATTATCCTTCAGGTGCAGGAATGAACGCGGCACTAAAAGAGGGACAAATTGATTTAATGATGACTGGAACGGACGAAATCGCCGAGCTTATTTCAGCAGGAGATATTACACCTTTATTAGTCCTGTCAGAAAAAAGAATGTCGCGTTATCCAAATGTAGAATCAGCGGGAGAACTCGGCATTAAATCATTCTTAGGGCCTGAACGCGGAATTTTTGCGAAAAAGGGGACTCCTCCTGAGGCTATAGCGGCACTTGCTAAGGCTATTGAGGACGCGGCAAAGACTCAAACTTGGCAGACTTTCTTAGAGAACGGCGGCTATAATGACAGACCGGGATTTGCTAACACAGCCGAATATCAAAAAATTATGGATGATGAGTATAAGACTTTTACAGACATGTTGAAGCCAAAGACTCCGGCCAAGAAAGCGGCTGCACCTTCTACAAAACTTGCTGTAATAGGCTTTGTGATGGTATTGATTCTTATAATATGCTTAATCCGTAAAATAGTAATTCCGCCCGTCGCATTTATTTTACTGCCCACGATTGCGGCACTTATAGCAGGCTTTGACCCATTCGCAGTGAATAAATTTGCGGCCTCAGGAATTTCAAAAATGGTGTCGACTGTATCATTATTTGTATTCTCGATTTCGTTTTTCTCGTTAATGAGCGATCAGGGAGTTTTTGATCCAATAGTTAATTTCTTGATCAAGAAAGCAGGCACAAATGTAACACTTGTAATGCTTGCCACTGCCGCAGTGGGAATTATCGGACATCTTGACGGTTCAGGAGCGACGACATTTATAATTACGATTACGGCAATGCTTCCCATGTTTAAGAAATTAAAAATGGATAATCGAGCTTTAATGCTGTTAATCTGTGTAGCAATAGGAGTTATGAACGTCTGCCCATGGGGAGGCCCGACAATAAGAGCTGCTACAGTTTTAGAGACTGACCCGAATATTTTATGGCACAGATTATTACCGGTTCAGGGAGCAATGCTTGTAATTACATTCTTGACGGCGTTTATCTTGAGCGGCATTCAGAAGAGACGAATCAAGAAACTGGGACTCACAGCGGACGACTCAGAAGTTGAGACAAAGACAGACGAGAAAAAATCTACAGTTCCTACATGGCTGCAATATTTTAATTTCATTCTTGTTGTTGCAGTAATCGCGGCTTTAATGTTCGGGAGCTTCAATCCTGCATATGTATTTATGCTTGCACTTGCTGTCTCATTACCGTTTAATATTAGAGTACTCAAGGAACAGAACGCGAAATTAAAGAATTACGGCGTGGCTGCTATGTCAATGGTCGTAACTTTATT
The sequence above is a segment of the Synergistaceae bacterium genome. Coding sequences within it:
- a CDS encoding NAD(P)H-hydrate epimerase; the protein is MPPEIEINNELEFYDPDEFHREVVYHDVHSPEAFTRKDAREADRRAIEDFGIPGILLMENAAIAVIREVHDYAVFAIVCAPGNNGGDGLAIARHLCILGKDVRVYIVGDPNKGSEDFKTNLRIMSKLAPEVLNTVNDENFEDFEHALRGCETCIDAIFGTGLNRPVEGIYKRVIDAINSLAVHIVSVDIPSGLDCDTGEALGAAVRATKTVTFHRMKQALDLSPEFGGDVAVSYIGIPN
- a CDS encoding aspartate kinase; amino-acid sequence: MKKVVKFGGSSLADSKQFEKVKNIILADDSRVYVVPSAPGKRNSSDIKITDLLYKCYKLAKEGKNFSDSFAIIQERYNEIIRGLNLNLDLSEEFSKIEVKLLNEPERDYTASRGEYLNGLIMANYLGFEFVDPAEVIFFDNSGNFEPDKTNAALSKRLESISHAVIPGFYGINEAGNITTFSRGGSDITGSIVARSCRAAVYENWTDVSGLLMADPKVVNNPAVMKNITYRELRELSYMGASVMHEDAIFPVKKAGIPINIRNTNQPDDPGTWIVANTARRSKYMITGIAGRKDFCSIIIAKDLMHSQSDFYRKVVQCFEENNIPPEHLPSGIDTMTVIVQESKFIEHEQEVLRRIAKFVEPDSLEVESGIALIAVVGRSMKAQTGTAAKIFQALAEERINVRMIDQGASELNIIVGVLNEDFERAIRAIYSKFVN
- a CDS encoding homoserine dehydrogenase translates to MINIAILGFGTIGSGVAEVIEKNYNEIKNVLGDTIHVKYILDIRDIPGAVNDINIIVNDPDIKVICETMGGKEPAYTYTHLALERGISVCSSNKELVDAHGVELSVIAREHNCSYLFEASVGGGIPIIRPLRESCGHEKITRIAGILNGTCNYILTNMRAGKTFDEALKEAQDNGFAERNPAADIEGHDTARKIAILASLVSGQKFSYEQVNCTGITDVTLQDIIDAENENATIKLLGVYDSEGPYLTVAPYIIPQTSPLYSVNSVFNGIMIHGTIVDDLMFYGRGAGKLPTASAVVSDVIECAKNIGRNINNNFADLKPAEVKSQEPPESKFRYLE
- the asd gene encoding aspartate-semialdehyde dehydrogenase — its product is MQKKLNVGILGATGMVGQRFIQILHNHPWFNIEVIAASPNSKGKTYEEAMKGRWLLNETIPEEVKKMTLDDVNDVKGISERVDFVFSAVNMTKDEIKAIEETYAKTETPVVSNNSAHRWTPDVPMIIPEINPEHAEVIKFQRKRLGTSRGFIAVKPNCSIQSYAPAFAAWREFEPYESIVTTYQAISGAGKNFNTWPEMVGNIIPYIGGEEEKSEKEPLRIFGKIQDGVIVPASEPVISAQCVRVPVLYGHTAAAFVKFKKAPPSKEILIEKLNNFRSLPQELGLPCAPEHFIKYLEEDNRPQVVLDVNYGNGMGVTIGRLRPDNIYDWKFIGLSHNTLRGAAGGAVECAELLTAQKYIEAK
- a CDS encoding TRAP transporter large permease subunit; the encoded protein is MKKFIFALLTALLAISLCTSVIFAAESDSSAWKFDKPITIVCPWGEGGGADSTLRALAAALKESSGIDVNVVNFTGNGGANGAAYTRGQAADGYTFMIGTQSLFIMDIQGGMSFKFKDEFVPVARLVNAINVIAASRKTMEERGYNNFSELREFVKSHPASITVGMLTSTGVDGISLRQAIEGLSLLEVNYPSGAGMNAALKEGQIDLMMTGTDEIAELISAGDITPLLVLSEKRMSRYPNVESAGELGIKSFLGPERGIFAKKGTPPEAIAALAKAIEDAAKTQTWQTFLENGGYNDRPGFANTAEYQKIMDDEYKTFTDMLKPKTPAKKAAAPSTKLAVIGFVMVLILIICLIRKIVIPPVAFILLPTIAALIAGFDPFAVNKFAASGISKMVSTVSLFVFSISFFSLMSDQGVFDPIVNFLIKKAGTNVTLVMLATAAVGIIGHLDGSGATTFIITITAMLPMFKKLKMDNRALMLLICVAIGVMNVCPWGGPTIRAATVLETDPNILWHRLLPVQGAMLVITFLTAFILSGIQKRRIKKLGLTADDSEVETKTDEKKSTVPTWLQYFNFILVVAVIAALMFGSFNPAYVFMLALAVSLPFNIRVLKEQNAKLKNYGVAAMSMVVTLFAAGIFTGVLSGTGMLNAMASAVVTVIPPDLGRYTHFIVACFAVPLIMCLGTDSFYFGLLPVVVGIASQFGVNPMDVACVLLVAENVGVMISPLSPAAYLGLGLLEIDIGEHIKYSLPWIWGISILSIVICIVLGVTPL